One Nocardia farcinica genomic region harbors:
- a CDS encoding CaiB/BaiF CoA transferase family protein, which produces MNPSDTTETPGALDGIRVLEVGTLISGPFAARLLGDMGAEVLKIEPPDRPDPLRTWGQAELDGHHFFWTVHARNKKALTLNLREPAGRDLFLELVARSDIVVENFRPGTLEKWGLDYETLRARNRGIILVRVSGYGQTGPDAHKAGYASVAEAASGLRHMNGFPGGPPPRLALSLGDSLAGMFAVQGALAALYRRTVTGEGQVVDAALTESCLAIQESTIPDYDVGGVVRGPSGTRLEGIAPSNIYRSADGSWVVIAANQDTVFRRLCAAMGQPELADDPRFADHVARGRNQDELDRIIGDWAAQRQPDDIIATLNAAGVISGPINTVAEVVRDPQLRSRGMIAEHYDERIGRAVLGPGIVPVLSQTPGRIRNAGSAHPGQHNEEIYRGLLGKSAEELAELRAAGVV; this is translated from the coding sequence ATGAACCCTTCCGACACCACCGAGACCCCCGGCGCGCTGGACGGCATCCGCGTGCTCGAGGTCGGCACCTTGATCTCCGGGCCGTTCGCCGCCCGCCTGCTGGGCGACATGGGCGCCGAGGTGCTCAAGATCGAGCCACCCGACCGTCCCGACCCGCTGCGCACCTGGGGGCAGGCCGAACTCGACGGCCACCACTTCTTCTGGACCGTGCACGCCCGCAACAAGAAGGCGCTCACGCTGAACCTGCGCGAGCCCGCGGGCCGCGACCTGTTCCTGGAGCTGGTCGCGCGCTCGGACATCGTCGTCGAGAACTTCCGCCCCGGCACCCTGGAGAAATGGGGCCTGGACTACGAGACGCTGCGCGCGCGCAACCGCGGCATCATCCTGGTGCGGGTGTCCGGCTACGGCCAGACCGGCCCGGACGCGCACAAGGCCGGGTACGCCTCGGTGGCCGAGGCCGCCAGCGGTCTGCGGCACATGAACGGCTTCCCGGGCGGTCCGCCGCCGCGCCTGGCGCTGTCGCTGGGTGACAGCCTGGCGGGCATGTTCGCGGTGCAGGGCGCGCTGGCCGCGCTCTACCGTCGCACCGTCACCGGCGAAGGGCAGGTCGTCGACGCCGCGCTGACCGAATCCTGCCTGGCCATCCAGGAATCCACCATTCCCGACTACGACGTGGGCGGGGTGGTGCGCGGCCCGTCCGGCACCCGCCTGGAAGGCATCGCGCCCTCGAACATCTACCGCAGCGCCGACGGCAGCTGGGTGGTGATCGCCGCGAACCAGGACACGGTCTTCCGTCGCCTGTGCGCCGCGATGGGGCAACCGGAACTCGCCGACGACCCGCGCTTCGCCGACCACGTCGCGCGCGGGCGCAACCAGGACGAGCTGGACCGCATCATCGGCGACTGGGCGGCGCAGCGGCAGCCCGACGACATCATCGCCACGCTCAACGCCGCCGGGGTGATCTCCGGGCCGATCAACACCGTGGCCGAGGTCGTGCGCGATCCGCAGCTGCGCTCGCGCGGCATGATCGCCGAGCACTACGACGAGCGGATCGGGCGCGCGGTGCTGGGGCCCGGCATCGTCCCGGTGCTGTCGCAGACGCCGGGACGGATCCGGAACGCGGGCTCGGCCCACCCGGGGCAGCACAACGAGGAGATCTACCGGGGGTTGCTGGGCAAGAGCGCCGAGGAGCTGGCGGAGCTGCGCGCGGCCGGGGTGGTCTGA
- a CDS encoding NAD-dependent epimerase/dehydratase family protein, with translation MRVFLAGATGVLGVRLLPLLVAAGHQVAGTTRAVERAAGIAAAGGVPVVVDVYDRAALTDAVVGFRPDLVMHQLTDLPDDPAQIPARADANARIRTEGTANLIAAATAAAAPRFLAQSIAWTPPGRGDAVAVHERAVLGIGGVVVRYGQLYGPGTYYESEPPTHPRIHVDDAAARTIPLLEADSGVVVLAESDGDAD, from the coding sequence GTGCGCGTCTTCCTCGCCGGTGCGACCGGCGTTCTCGGTGTTCGGCTGCTGCCGCTGCTGGTCGCGGCGGGTCACCAGGTCGCGGGTACCACCCGCGCCGTCGAGCGGGCCGCGGGGATCGCGGCGGCGGGTGGCGTGCCGGTGGTCGTGGACGTCTACGACCGGGCGGCGCTGACCGACGCGGTGGTCGGGTTCCGTCCCGACCTGGTCATGCATCAGCTCACCGACCTTCCCGACGACCCCGCGCAGATCCCCGCCCGTGCCGACGCCAACGCCCGCATCCGCACGGAGGGCACCGCGAACCTGATCGCGGCCGCCACCGCGGCCGCCGCGCCGCGCTTCCTGGCGCAGAGCATCGCCTGGACGCCGCCCGGTCGCGGTGACGCCGTCGCGGTCCACGAACGGGCCGTCCTCGGGATCGGTGGTGTGGTGGTCCGCTACGGCCAGCTCTACGGCCCGGGCACCTACTACGAATCCGAGCCGCCGACGCACCCCCGCATCCACGTCGACGACGCCGCGGCCCGGACGATTCCGCTGCTCGAGGCCGACAGCGGCGTGGTGGTCCTGGCCGAATCAGACGGTGACGCCGACTGA
- a CDS encoding acyl-CoA thioesterase domain-containing protein, with amino-acid sequence MVGFFTRRGEVFHPEPVAVSWWRPDHLGGVAVCGLLGRGLEALCPTGFVPARFTADLFAPVFDAPIELRSDVIRAGSRIVVAEVWIVQGGHERVRASGVFLRRGEQPPGRVWTRDLDLPVPPPGCVPVDGGPPLFRSGSAAWTGDFAANQNADRKASWHSMPPVVIGEQATPFRRAALTADAANQVCHWGTHGAGYINADVTLALSRLPAGFELGLYAENTFADAGISIGTAIVYDRVGPLGTCTVTTLSNAHRQVDLAAVARDRIPNRP; translated from the coding sequence ATGGTGGGGTTCTTCACCAGACGGGGTGAGGTGTTCCACCCCGAACCGGTGGCGGTGAGCTGGTGGCGGCCGGACCATCTCGGCGGCGTGGCGGTGTGCGGGCTGCTGGGCCGAGGGTTGGAAGCGCTGTGCCCCACGGGTTTCGTGCCCGCCCGATTCACCGCCGATCTGTTCGCGCCGGTGTTCGACGCACCGATCGAACTCCGCTCCGACGTGATCCGCGCCGGTTCCAGGATCGTCGTCGCGGAGGTGTGGATCGTGCAGGGCGGGCACGAACGGGTGCGTGCCTCGGGGGTGTTTCTGCGCCGGGGCGAGCAGCCGCCGGGCCGGGTGTGGACGCGGGACCTCGACCTGCCGGTGCCGCCGCCGGGCTGCGTGCCCGTCGACGGCGGGCCGCCGCTGTTCCGGAGCGGCAGCGCGGCCTGGACCGGGGATTTCGCGGCGAATCAGAACGCCGACCGCAAGGCGTCCTGGCACAGCATGCCGCCGGTCGTGATCGGGGAGCAGGCCACGCCCTTCCGACGGGCGGCACTCACCGCCGACGCGGCGAATCAGGTGTGCCACTGGGGCACGCACGGCGCCGGTTACATCAATGCCGATGTCACCCTGGCGCTCTCGCGTCTGCCAGCTGGCTTCGAGCTCGGCCTCTACGCCGAGAACACCTTCGCCGACGCCGGCATCTCGATCGGCACCGCGATCGTGTACGACCGCGTCGGACCGCTGGGCACCTGCACCGTGACGACGCTGTCGAACGCCCATCGCCAGGTCGACCTCGCGGCCGTCGCGCGCGATCGCATCCCGAATCGACCGTAG
- a CDS encoding VOC family protein, translating into MLTVPDPDATAAQMVRHGGELVIPVENRPYGRRQGGVRDPFGHLWVLGGEPR; encoded by the coding sequence ATGCTCACCGTGCCCGACCCCGACGCGACCGCAGCACAGATGGTCCGGCACGGCGGCGAACTCGTGATTCCGGTGGAGAACCGTCCGTACGGTCGACGGCAAGGCGGCGTGCGTGACCCGTTCGGCCACCTGTGGGTGCTGGGCGGCGAACCGCGCTAG
- the panB gene encoding 3-methyl-2-oxobutanoate hydroxymethyltransferase: MSVSDSETPAYGAAQPAQPRRKTRIPHLRQMKADGERWAMLTAYDYSSARLFEEAGIPVLLVGDSAANVVYGYDTTVPITVDELIPLVRGVVRGAPHALVVADLPFGTYEGSAQQALAAATRFMKEGGAHAVKLEGGERVAEQIALLTAAGIPVMAHIGFTPQSVNTLGGFRVQGRGDGAEQLIADAIAVQEAGAFSVVMEMVPAELAGQVTRKLTIPTIGIGAGPDCDAQVLVWQDMAGYTSGKTTKFVKRFGDIGDQLRAAAAAYAAEVREGTFPGPEHSF, encoded by the coding sequence ATGTCCGTATCCGATTCGGAAACCCCTGCCTACGGTGCGGCGCAGCCAGCTCAGCCGCGGCGCAAGACGCGCATCCCGCACCTGCGGCAGATGAAGGCCGACGGTGAGCGCTGGGCGATGCTCACCGCCTACGACTACTCCTCGGCGCGACTGTTCGAGGAGGCGGGCATCCCGGTCCTGCTGGTCGGCGACTCCGCCGCCAACGTCGTCTACGGCTACGACACCACCGTGCCGATCACCGTCGACGAACTGATCCCGCTGGTGCGCGGCGTGGTGCGCGGCGCACCGCACGCCCTGGTGGTCGCCGACCTGCCGTTCGGCACCTACGAGGGCTCGGCGCAGCAGGCGCTGGCGGCCGCCACCCGTTTCATGAAGGAGGGCGGCGCGCACGCGGTGAAACTGGAGGGTGGCGAGCGCGTAGCCGAGCAGATCGCGCTGCTCACCGCCGCGGGCATTCCCGTGATGGCGCACATCGGTTTCACCCCGCAGAGCGTGAACACCCTCGGCGGGTTCCGGGTGCAGGGCCGCGGCGACGGCGCCGAACAGCTCATCGCCGACGCGATCGCGGTGCAGGAGGCGGGCGCGTTCTCGGTGGTGATGGAGATGGTGCCCGCGGAGCTGGCCGGACAGGTCACCCGCAAGCTCACCATCCCGACGATCGGCATCGGCGCCGGTCCCGACTGCGACGCGCAGGTGTTGGTGTGGCAGGACATGGCCGGGTACACCAGCGGCAAGACCACCAAGTTCGTCAAGCGCTTCGGCGACATCGGCGACCAGCTGCGCGCGGCGGCGGCCGCCTACGCCGCCGAGGTCCGCGAGGGCACCTTCCCCGGGCCCGAGCACAGCTTCTGA
- the pip gene encoding prolyl aminopeptidase, whose amino-acid sequence MRRELYPPIEPFDSGMLDVGEGQRVYWEVSGNPEGKPVVFLHGGPGGGTAPLHRRFFDPACYRIVLFDQRGCGRSTPHIADGADLSVNTTWHLVADIEALREHLGVERWQVFGGSWGSTLALAYAQRHPERVTEMVLRGVFLLRRKEIDWYYNGAAGYVYPDEWEKFLAPVPAGERDGDLVAAYHRLLHSPDPAVVERAAVAWSVWEGSTSSLLPHPDRVAETAEPRFAIAFARIENHYFRHGGFLAEGQLLRDIDRIAHLPVEIVQGRHDIVCPAVSAWELHRAWPGSRLHIVDDAGHAANEPGIVHHLVEATDRFAKEG is encoded by the coding sequence ATGCGCCGCGAACTGTATCCGCCGATCGAGCCGTTCGACTCCGGCATGCTCGACGTCGGGGAAGGCCAACGGGTGTATTGGGAGGTCAGCGGCAACCCCGAGGGCAAGCCGGTGGTCTTCCTGCACGGCGGCCCCGGCGGTGGTACCGCACCGCTGCACCGGCGCTTCTTCGACCCGGCCTGCTACCGGATCGTGCTGTTCGACCAGCGCGGATGCGGCCGCTCCACCCCGCACATCGCCGACGGCGCGGACCTGTCGGTCAACACCACCTGGCACCTCGTCGCCGACATCGAGGCGCTGCGCGAGCATCTGGGCGTCGAACGCTGGCAGGTGTTCGGCGGGTCCTGGGGCTCCACGCTGGCGCTGGCCTACGCGCAACGCCATCCCGAGCGGGTCACGGAGATGGTGTTGCGCGGAGTGTTCCTGTTGCGGCGCAAGGAGATCGACTGGTACTACAACGGCGCCGCCGGCTACGTCTACCCCGACGAGTGGGAGAAGTTCCTCGCACCGGTGCCCGCCGGCGAACGCGACGGCGACCTGGTGGCGGCCTACCACCGGCTGCTGCACTCCCCCGACCCCGCGGTGGTCGAGCGGGCGGCCGTCGCCTGGTCGGTGTGGGAGGGGTCGACGAGTTCCCTGCTGCCGCACCCGGATCGGGTCGCCGAGACCGCCGAGCCGCGGTTCGCGATCGCGTTCGCCCGCATCGAGAACCATTACTTCCGCCACGGCGGCTTCCTCGCCGAAGGCCAGCTGCTGCGCGACATCGACCGGATCGCGCACCTGCCGGTGGAGATCGTGCAGGGCCGCCACGACATCGTCTGCCCGGCGGTGAGCGCCTGGGAGTTGCACCGGGCGTGGCCGGGATCGCGGCTGCACATCGTCGACGACGCCGGACACGCGGCCAACGAGCCCGGCATCGTCCACCATCTGGTCGAGGCCACGGATCGGTTCGCGAAGGAGGGCTGA